In Pseudoxanthomonas indica, the following are encoded in one genomic region:
- a CDS encoding DUF421 domain-containing protein translates to MSHPNFSHDLFDLAMPWWVFIARAVIVYFVLLAMIRVSGKRTMGQFTAFDMLLVVLLGNAVQNALLGPDTSVGGGLLLAATLIGLNWLVGLASARSARVEALVEGSPVLLAREGQVYKQVLRRELISKEDFEKAMREEGVDDVGDIHMAVLETNGHITIIQRNA, encoded by the coding sequence ATGTCCCATCCGAATTTCTCCCACGATCTGTTCGACCTGGCCATGCCGTGGTGGGTGTTCATTGCCCGCGCGGTGATCGTCTACTTCGTGCTGCTGGCGATGATTCGTGTGTCCGGGAAACGCACGATGGGCCAGTTCACCGCCTTCGACATGCTGCTGGTGGTGCTGCTGGGCAATGCGGTGCAGAACGCCTTGCTGGGGCCGGACACCTCGGTGGGCGGCGGGCTGCTGCTGGCGGCCACCTTGATTGGCTTGAACTGGCTGGTGGGGCTGGCCTCGGCGCGGAGTGCGCGGGTCGAAGCGCTGGTGGAAGGCTCACCCGTGCTGCTGGCGCGCGAAGGCCAGGTCTACAAGCAGGTGCTGCGCCGCGAGCTGATCAGCAAGGAAGACTTCGAGAAGGCGATGCGCGAGGAAGGCGTCGACGATGTCGGCGACATCCACATGGCCGTGCTGGAAACCAACGGCCACATCACCATCATCCAGCGTAACGCCTGA
- the hemF gene encoding oxygen-dependent coproporphyrinogen oxidase, with protein MNTIEPVRDYLTDLQDRICAAIEQADGQARFQEDRWQRAEGGGGRTRVLRGGAVFEQAGIGFSDVSGTKLPPSASAHRPELAGASWRAVGVSLVFHPRNPHLPTTHANVRHFRAERDGQPVAWWFGGGFDLTPFYPVDEDVLHWHRTARALCEPFGGQARYDAHKAWCDEYFFLRHRNETRGVGGLFFDDLGQDFDQDFAYLRAVGDGFLDAYLPIVERRKDSPYGEREREFQLYRRGRYVEFNLVYDRGTLFGLQSGGRAESILMSLPPYVRWEYGFQPEPGSAEQRLDDYLRPRDWLGEG; from the coding sequence ATGAATACCATCGAGCCGGTTCGCGACTACCTCACCGATCTGCAGGACCGCATCTGCGCGGCCATCGAACAGGCCGACGGCCAGGCGCGCTTCCAGGAAGATCGCTGGCAACGCGCCGAAGGTGGCGGTGGCCGTACGCGGGTGTTGCGTGGCGGCGCGGTGTTCGAGCAGGCCGGCATTGGCTTTTCCGATGTTTCCGGAACCAAGCTGCCGCCGTCGGCGTCGGCGCACCGGCCCGAGCTGGCCGGCGCGTCGTGGCGTGCGGTTGGGGTGTCGCTGGTGTTCCATCCACGCAATCCGCACCTGCCCACCACCCACGCCAACGTGCGCCATTTCCGGGCCGAGCGCGATGGCCAGCCGGTCGCCTGGTGGTTTGGCGGCGGCTTTGACCTGACGCCGTTCTATCCGGTTGACGAAGACGTGCTGCACTGGCATCGCACCGCGCGTGCGCTCTGCGAGCCCTTTGGCGGCCAGGCCCGCTACGACGCCCACAAGGCGTGGTGCGACGAGTACTTCTTCCTCCGGCACCGCAATGAAACGCGCGGCGTGGGTGGCCTGTTCTTCGATGACCTGGGCCAGGACTTCGATCAGGACTTCGCCTATCTGCGCGCCGTCGGCGATGGCTTCCTGGATGCCTACCTGCCGATCGTCGAGCGACGCAAGGACAGCCCCTATGGCGAGCGTGAGCGCGAGTTCCAGTTGTACCGGCGCGGCCGCTACGTGGAATTCAACCTGGTGTATGACCGCGGCACCTTGTTCGGCCTGCAGAGCGGTGGTCGTGCCGAATCGATTCTGATGAGCCTGCCGCCCTATGTGCGCTGGGAATATGGCTTCCAGCCCGAACCCGGCAGCGCCGAACAGCGGCTGGACGATTACCTGCGTCCGCGCGACTGGCTGGGCGAAGGCTGA
- a CDS encoding S9 family peptidase, which produces MRRSLPCLLLPLTLCVLPAAWAQSPAPLTIEQVMADPDWIGPPVERAWWAWDGRQVQYETRRAGGVIRDTYLQGVDGSAALRVEDAQRGQLDAANPQYDRQRQRMVFVRNGDVFLRDLRSGALTQLTRSNDTETRARFAADGGVIWRSGDQWVRWSAQAGTAQASSIRADKDPAGKPKADALRDQQLRTLDTLARDRAQREAAQQQSEAWRKADGSRAPATVYLGNDVSIVDSALSPDGRWLIVVTQAKNADEGQDGKMPMYVTESGYEEFQTVRTRVGRNDPVPQALWLVDVAAGQARALSFDGLPGIQQDPLADLRKQAGKDPLKGNRAVRVENEGSSAIAWSDDGRQVAVQVHSTDNKDRWLATVDLANAKLQSRHRLHDKAWINWNYNEFGWLPDNTLWLLSEESGYSHLYTVTGDGKPRQRTQGKWEVSQPAASADGRGFLFLCNRAAPVDYEVCKLDLGSDQISEVTALDGVEGFEQSPDGRQLLISHSRAYVPTQLSVMGVDGSGLRALTDTRTAEFKAREWIEPELVQVPSKHGAGPIWGKYYGPKTLEPGKHYPIVMFVHGAGYLQNAHHRYPTYFREQMFHNLLVQRGYIVLDLDYRASEGYGRDWRTAIYRNMGHPELEDYLDGLDWLVEQRQGDRGHAGIYGGSYGGFMTFMALFRKPGVFKAGAALRPVVDWTQYNHEYTASILNTPELDPQAYRTSSPIEYAAGLQDHLLIAHGMIDDNVFFRDSVVLTQKLIELHKDNWELAPYPLERHGFVRADSWLDEYKRVLKLFEANLK; this is translated from the coding sequence ATGCGCCGCTCCCTGCCCTGCCTGTTGTTGCCCCTGACCTTGTGCGTGCTCCCCGCCGCCTGGGCCCAGTCACCTGCGCCGTTGACGATTGAGCAGGTCATGGCGGATCCGGACTGGATTGGTCCGCCGGTCGAGCGGGCATGGTGGGCATGGGACGGCCGGCAGGTCCAGTACGAAACCCGGCGTGCGGGCGGGGTCATTCGCGATACCTACCTGCAGGGCGTGGATGGCAGCGCCGCCTTGCGCGTGGAAGATGCGCAGCGCGGCCAGCTGGATGCGGCCAATCCGCAATACGACCGCCAGCGCCAGCGCATGGTGTTCGTGCGCAACGGCGATGTGTTCCTGCGAGATCTACGCTCGGGCGCGCTGACCCAGCTGACCCGCAGCAACGACACCGAAACGCGCGCGCGCTTCGCCGCCGACGGCGGAGTGATCTGGCGCAGCGGGGATCAGTGGGTTCGCTGGTCGGCCCAGGCCGGCACCGCGCAGGCGTCGTCGATTCGCGCCGACAAGGATCCGGCCGGCAAGCCCAAGGCCGACGCCTTGCGCGATCAACAACTGCGCACGCTGGACACGTTGGCGCGGGATCGCGCGCAACGCGAAGCCGCCCAGCAGCAGAGCGAGGCCTGGCGCAAAGCCGACGGCAGCCGCGCGCCGGCCACGGTCTACCTGGGCAACGACGTGAGCATCGTCGACAGCGCGCTGTCGCCGGACGGGCGCTGGCTGATTGTGGTGACCCAGGCCAAGAACGCCGACGAGGGCCAGGACGGCAAGATGCCGATGTACGTGACCGAATCCGGCTACGAAGAATTCCAGACCGTGCGCACGCGCGTGGGTCGCAATGATCCGGTGCCGCAGGCCTTGTGGCTGGTCGATGTCGCCGCCGGCCAGGCACGCGCGCTGTCCTTCGATGGCCTGCCGGGCATCCAGCAGGATCCGCTGGCCGACCTGCGCAAGCAGGCCGGCAAGGATCCCCTCAAGGGCAACCGCGCCGTACGCGTGGAGAACGAAGGCAGTTCGGCCATCGCCTGGAGCGATGACGGTCGCCAGGTGGCCGTGCAGGTGCACTCCACCGACAACAAGGATCGCTGGTTGGCCACCGTCGATCTGGCCAACGCCAAGCTGCAGTCGCGCCACCGCCTGCACGACAAGGCCTGGATCAACTGGAACTACAACGAATTCGGCTGGCTGCCCGACAACACCCTGTGGCTGTTGTCCGAGGAATCCGGCTATTCTCATCTGTATACCGTCACCGGCGATGGCAAGCCGCGCCAGCGCACGCAGGGCAAGTGGGAAGTATCGCAACCGGCGGCGAGTGCCGATGGCCGTGGCTTCCTGTTCCTGTGCAACCGCGCCGCACCGGTGGACTACGAAGTCTGCAAGCTGGACCTGGGCAGCGATCAAATCAGCGAAGTCACCGCGCTGGACGGCGTGGAGGGCTTCGAGCAGTCGCCGGATGGCCGGCAGCTGCTGATCAGCCATTCACGCGCGTACGTGCCGACCCAGCTGTCGGTGATGGGCGTGGACGGCAGCGGCCTGCGCGCCCTGACCGACACCCGCACCGCCGAGTTCAAGGCGCGCGAGTGGATCGAGCCCGAGCTGGTGCAGGTGCCCTCCAAGCACGGCGCTGGCCCGATCTGGGGCAAGTACTACGGCCCCAAGACACTGGAACCGGGCAAGCATTATCCAATCGTGATGTTCGTGCACGGTGCGGGCTACCTGCAGAACGCCCACCATCGCTATCCCACCTACTTCCGCGAGCAGATGTTCCATAACCTGCTGGTACAGCGTGGTTACATCGTGCTGGATCTGGACTACCGCGCCAGCGAAGGCTACGGCCGCGACTGGCGCACCGCGATCTATCGCAACATGGGCCATCCGGAGCTGGAGGACTATCTCGACGGCCTGGACTGGCTGGTCGAACAGCGCCAGGGCGATCGTGGTCACGCCGGCATCTATGGCGGCTCCTACGGCGGATTCATGACGTTCATGGCCCTGTTCCGCAAGCCGGGCGTGTTCAAGGCCGGTGCGGCGCTGCGGCCGGTGGTGGACTGGACCCAGTACAACCATGAGTACACCGCCAGCATCCTCAATACCCCGGAACTGGATCCCCAGGCTTACCGCACGTCCTCGCCGATCGAGTACGCCGCCGGCCTGCAGGACCACCTGCTGATCGCCCACGGCATGATCGATGACAACGTGTTCTTCCGCGATTCGGTGGTGTTGACGCAGAAGCTGATCGAGCTGCACAAGGACAACTGGGAGCTGGCGCCTTATCCGCTGGAGCGGCATGGCTTTGTCCGCGCCGATTCCTGGCTGGACGAGTACAAGCGCGTGCTCAAACTGTTCGAAGCCAACCTGAAGTAA
- a CDS encoding monovalent cation:proton antiporter-2 (CPA2) family protein, whose translation MHGSGLVLTLVFLLAAVIAVPVFKRLGIGAVLAYLVTGVVLGPDGLAMVRDTDRILDAAEIGVVMMLFVIGLELSPSRLRVMRKPVFGAGGLQVLLTGAALGGVALLAEHHWKTALVIGLGLALSSTAVSLQLLSERKELTSEHGRLGFAILLFQDLVAIPLLAAIPLLGGAKNETLTWTMVFQAVGAMAIVILGGRLILRHLFRVVARTRMPEVFTASALLVVLGTAWFMQLAGLSAGLGAFLAGVLLSDSEFRHELESQIEPFKGLLLGLFFIAVGMAIDLDRVVAEPEIISLGVLALLVIKFGVLFLLGLWPGRIGVRGALLLGGSLWLGGEFAFVVFSEAARVNLLDPQMRDRLVAMVGVSMALTPLIMMGLSRLLSNIQPTPHDPRVFDDIPELQPQVLIAGMGRFGQIVARLLTSQRIPFVALEHSPETVDTLRRFGSARIYYGDPTRPDLLRSAGAQHVRVFVVAMDDPDTNIKAVRLIRRMYPKAKVLARARNRQHAWRLMDLSAEAFRETLGSSLEMAEETLVALGRSPDAARQQTQRFREHDEKLLRAQYLVYDDDAAVIKTARDAVGDLEKLFEADVSEAAEPLPEPPPAPTV comes from the coding sequence ATGCACGGTAGTGGTCTGGTCCTGACGCTGGTCTTCCTGCTGGCCGCGGTCATCGCGGTGCCAGTGTTCAAACGCCTTGGCATCGGCGCGGTACTGGCCTATCTGGTGACCGGCGTGGTGCTGGGACCGGATGGCCTGGCGATGGTGCGCGATACCGATCGCATCCTGGATGCGGCCGAGATCGGCGTGGTGATGATGTTGTTCGTCATCGGCCTGGAGTTGTCGCCCTCGCGCCTGCGGGTGATGCGCAAGCCGGTGTTCGGCGCCGGAGGCCTGCAGGTGCTGCTGACCGGCGCGGCGCTGGGCGGTGTGGCGTTGCTGGCCGAACATCATTGGAAGACCGCGCTGGTGATTGGCCTGGGCCTGGCGTTGTCGTCAACTGCCGTCAGCCTGCAGCTGTTGTCCGAGCGCAAGGAGCTGACCAGCGAGCATGGCCGGCTGGGCTTTGCGATCCTGCTGTTCCAGGATCTGGTCGCCATTCCGCTGCTGGCCGCGATCCCGCTGCTGGGTGGCGCCAAGAACGAGACGCTGACCTGGACGATGGTGTTCCAGGCCGTCGGCGCGATGGCGATCGTCATTCTCGGCGGTCGCTTGATCCTGCGGCACCTGTTCCGGGTGGTGGCGCGTACGCGCATGCCGGAAGTCTTCACCGCCAGCGCCTTGCTGGTGGTGCTGGGCACCGCCTGGTTCATGCAGTTGGCCGGCTTGAGCGCGGGCCTGGGCGCGTTCCTGGCCGGCGTGCTGCTCTCGGATTCGGAATTCCGCCACGAACTTGAATCGCAGATCGAGCCCTTCAAGGGCTTGTTGCTGGGCCTGTTCTTCATCGCGGTCGGCATGGCCATCGATCTGGATCGGGTGGTGGCCGAGCCGGAGATCATCAGCCTGGGCGTGTTGGCGCTGCTGGTGATCAAGTTTGGCGTGCTGTTCCTGCTGGGCCTGTGGCCTGGCCGCATCGGTGTGCGCGGCGCGCTGCTGCTGGGGGGCTCGCTGTGGCTGGGCGGCGAGTTCGCCTTCGTGGTGTTCAGCGAAGCGGCGCGGGTCAACCTGCTCGATCCGCAGATGCGTGATCGCCTGGTGGCGATGGTCGGCGTGTCGATGGCGTTGACGCCCCTCATCATGATGGGCCTGAGCAGGCTGCTGTCGAACATCCAGCCGACACCGCATGACCCGCGCGTCTTCGACGACATTCCGGAACTGCAGCCGCAGGTACTGATTGCGGGCATGGGCCGCTTTGGCCAGATCGTCGCGCGCCTGCTGACGTCGCAGCGCATTCCCTTCGTGGCGCTGGAACACAGCCCCGAGACCGTGGATACGCTGCGCCGCTTTGGCAGTGCGCGCATTTACTACGGTGATCCCACCCGCCCGGATCTGCTGCGCTCGGCCGGCGCCCAGCATGTGCGGGTGTTCGTGGTGGCGATGGATGACCCGGACACCAACATCAAGGCGGTGCGGCTGATCCGGCGCATGTATCCGAAGGCCAAGGTGCTGGCGCGCGCACGCAATCGCCAGCATGCCTGGCGCTTGATGGATCTGAGCGCCGAGGCGTTCCGCGAGACGCTTGGCAGCAGCCTGGAGATGGCGGAGGAGACGCTGGTGGCCCTGGGTCGCTCGCCCGATGCGGCCAGGCAGCAGACGCAACGTTTCCGCGAACACGATGAAAAGCTGCTGCGCGCGCAGTATCTGGTTTACGACGATGACGCGGCGGTGATCAAGACGGCGCGCGATGCAGTCGGCGATCTGGAGAAGCTGTTCGAGGCCGATGTCAGCGAGGCAGCGGAGCCGCTGCCGGAACCACCTCCCGCACCTACTGTGTGA
- a CDS encoding YcgL domain-containing protein gives MHAFIYKSQRKDDTFVYLAARDDFARLPEPLRTQLGELTFVLDVALTPERRLARENVQVVRANLAERGFHVQFPPPLTGDERADA, from the coding sequence ATGCACGCCTTCATCTACAAAAGCCAGCGCAAGGACGACACCTTCGTCTACCTGGCGGCGCGCGACGACTTCGCCCGCCTGCCCGAACCTTTGCGCACCCAACTCGGTGAGCTCACCTTCGTCCTGGACGTGGCGCTGACCCCGGAACGCAGGCTCGCCCGCGAGAACGTGCAGGTGGTGCGGGCCAACCTGGCCGAGCGCGGCTTCCATGTGCAGTTCCCGCCGCCACTGACCGGTGACGAACGCGCCGATGCCTGA
- a CDS encoding ankyrin repeat domain-containing protein: protein MPESALQRRHLIAIAAVAGLLLSLLGLAGGVLAALGAWLAQPAWALACSWQSGSRPLPSRRDWRESLPALLLAWGVGMLGSGLLVAWPIAALRDSGSLPAALGLSAAVGVLLILLWRTWPLWQGLEREPGSVGWHWRALAERDIQAWRGLGVAALVALAIAGALSLAWPDAWSGQSRTIVTLVYAIALPLLHAGVQRITPARGLPVVEMEHSAAASIEDDSQMPLSETDLDLALFDAARGGRVERALELIEAGADAHAMPAAGWRDQRSLAVLAAVLPDLRLLRTLIAHGVDINQAQAGMTPLLAATRDSWHGRPDAVTTLLANGADPRVADNEGNTPLHHAARSSDPGVVALLRDAAAEIDAINQDGLTPLGVACMAGNWRLAKFLLERGAKPDPAGGQPALLAAAATEEDDPAGVQLLLKHRAKIDTRDSQRRSALHQAALAGHTEIASALLAAGADVQAHDAEGRTPWLDAARGGRIGVLDRLADAGADIAGVDNAQRNAILLACAGDTVSPALIRRLLELGVEADRRDVDGKRAVDLAAEAGRWAIVSALDPNYALPAAVARGEEEAVPDRAPIALLREGLQAGRPEEELLPLLRLLSRTELGSLLHDAQVALSPQRVAWLLLRGADAEVLDPTGDTPMFALLSRGADALPTLHVLLRHAVSPAGAGGLARFLEACARGDQASRGLELFACELIERGADPFANSELGDPPLALAVRLGWPRLLERLLDLGVNREARDSHGMTALHLAAALGREAALKQLILKGASPESRAADGQTPLGVALASGRRDLADWLDWRGWTLPRRALRAADLPAAAMTGDVDAVRRLLDLGFAVDAPDAQGCTALLRAAGGGHRSAAELLIARGADPQHAANTGATPLSAAVSMRQAEIVNLLLQAGAQLEHRLPGGVTVLMLAAALGLPDIVARLLTAGANVHAGDAQGLTPLHCAALYGFTARDKPRLVALFDTLLLSGAEADHVAAGSVTPLLLLLGARAEPGTACDEDAVLAGVERLLDEDVSLEQQDPRGFGPLHLAALHGLLRVVQRLIRAGADPELRDGLNRTPREVAVMRGFVDVAGEFTPIAPGASMARFLREPRNS from the coding sequence ATGCCTGAGTCCGCGTTGCAACGCCGTCACCTGATCGCCATCGCTGCTGTTGCCGGCCTGTTGTTGTCGCTGCTGGGCCTGGCCGGTGGTGTGCTGGCCGCGCTGGGTGCGTGGCTGGCGCAACCGGCCTGGGCGCTGGCCTGCTCGTGGCAGAGCGGCAGCCGGCCACTGCCCAGCCGCCGCGACTGGCGCGAATCGCTGCCGGCGTTGTTGCTGGCATGGGGCGTGGGCATGCTCGGCAGTGGCCTGCTGGTGGCCTGGCCCATCGCCGCCCTGCGCGACAGCGGCAGCCTGCCGGCGGCGCTGGGCTTGAGCGCCGCCGTGGGCGTGCTGCTGATTCTGTTGTGGCGCACCTGGCCGCTCTGGCAAGGCCTGGAGCGTGAGCCTGGCAGCGTGGGCTGGCATTGGCGCGCGCTGGCCGAGCGCGACATCCAGGCCTGGCGTGGTTTGGGCGTGGCCGCGCTGGTCGCGCTGGCGATCGCCGGCGCGCTGTCGCTGGCTTGGCCCGATGCGTGGAGCGGGCAATCGCGCACCATCGTCACGCTGGTATATGCCATTGCGCTGCCGCTGCTGCATGCGGGCGTCCAGCGCATCACCCCGGCACGCGGTCTGCCGGTGGTGGAGATGGAGCACAGCGCCGCCGCCAGCATCGAAGACGACAGCCAGATGCCGCTGTCGGAAACGGATCTGGACCTGGCGCTGTTCGACGCCGCACGCGGTGGCCGTGTCGAACGCGCGCTGGAACTCATCGAAGCCGGCGCGGATGCGCATGCCATGCCTGCCGCCGGCTGGCGCGATCAGCGCAGCCTGGCCGTCCTGGCGGCGGTGCTGCCCGACCTGCGCCTGCTGCGCACGTTGATCGCCCATGGCGTGGACATCAACCAGGCGCAAGCCGGGATGACGCCGTTGCTCGCGGCCACTCGCGACAGCTGGCACGGTCGCCCCGACGCGGTCACCACGTTGCTGGCCAACGGTGCGGATCCGCGCGTGGCCGACAACGAAGGCAATACCCCGCTGCACCATGCCGCGCGCAGTTCCGATCCCGGCGTGGTCGCGCTGCTGCGCGATGCCGCCGCCGAGATTGATGCGATCAACCAGGACGGCCTGACGCCGCTCGGCGTGGCCTGCATGGCTGGCAACTGGCGCCTGGCAAAGTTCCTGCTCGAGCGCGGCGCCAAACCTGATCCGGCCGGCGGTCAACCGGCCCTGCTGGCAGCGGCGGCAACCGAAGAAGACGATCCTGCCGGCGTGCAGTTGCTGCTCAAGCATCGCGCCAAGATCGATACCCGCGACAGCCAGCGCCGTAGCGCCCTGCACCAGGCGGCCTTGGCCGGGCATACCGAAATCGCCTCCGCGCTGTTGGCGGCGGGCGCCGATGTGCAGGCGCATGACGCCGAAGGCCGGACGCCTTGGCTCGACGCGGCGCGCGGTGGACGCATCGGCGTGCTGGATCGGCTGGCCGATGCCGGCGCCGACATTGCCGGCGTCGACAACGCCCAGCGCAACGCCATCCTGTTGGCCTGCGCCGGCGATACGGTCTCGCCGGCGTTGATTCGTCGCCTGCTGGAGCTGGGCGTCGAAGCGGATCGGCGCGACGTCGATGGCAAGCGCGCGGTGGATCTGGCGGCCGAAGCCGGGCGTTGGGCCATCGTCTCGGCGCTGGATCCGAACTACGCCTTGCCGGCGGCCGTCGCCCGCGGCGAGGAAGAAGCGGTGCCGGACCGCGCGCCCATCGCCTTGCTGCGCGAAGGCCTGCAGGCGGGCCGACCGGAAGAAGAGCTGCTGCCGCTGCTGCGCCTGCTGTCGCGCACCGAACTGGGCAGCCTGCTGCACGACGCGCAGGTCGCGCTGTCGCCGCAGCGCGTGGCGTGGCTGCTGCTGCGTGGCGCCGATGCCGAAGTGCTGGATCCTACCGGCGATACGCCCATGTTCGCGCTGCTGTCGCGCGGCGCCGATGCCTTGCCGACCTTGCACGTGCTGCTGCGCCATGCGGTGTCGCCTGCCGGTGCCGGTGGCCTGGCGCGCTTCCTGGAAGCGTGCGCGCGCGGTGACCAGGCCTCGCGCGGCTTGGAGCTGTTCGCCTGCGAACTGATTGAGCGCGGTGCGGACCCGTTCGCCAATTCGGAGCTGGGCGATCCGCCGCTCGCCCTGGCCGTGCGCCTGGGTTGGCCGCGCCTGCTGGAGCGCCTGCTCGACCTGGGCGTCAACCGCGAAGCCCGCGACAGCCACGGCATGACGGCGTTGCACCTGGCCGCGGCGCTGGGCCGCGAAGCCGCGCTGAAACAACTCATCCTCAAGGGCGCCAGCCCGGAATCGCGCGCCGCGGACGGGCAAACCCCGTTGGGCGTGGCGCTGGCCAGTGGTCGCCGCGATCTGGCGGACTGGCTGGACTGGCGCGGTTGGACGCTGCCGCGGCGAGCGTTGCGTGCCGCGGATTTGCCGGCCGCCGCGATGACCGGCGACGTGGATGCGGTGCGACGCCTGCTCGATCTCGGCTTCGCCGTGGATGCGCCGGATGCACAAGGCTGCACCGCGCTGCTGCGTGCCGCGGGCGGTGGCCACCGCAGCGCGGCCGAACTGTTGATTGCGCGCGGCGCAGACCCGCAACACGCGGCCAATACCGGCGCCACGCCACTGTCGGCGGCGGTGAGCATGCGCCAGGCGGAGATCGTCAACCTGCTGCTGCAGGCCGGTGCGCAACTGGAACACCGCCTGCCCGGCGGGGTGACGGTATTGATGCTGGCGGCCGCCTTGGGCCTGCCCGACATCGTGGCCAGGCTGCTGACCGCAGGGGCCAATGTGCATGCCGGCGACGCGCAAGGCCTGACACCGCTGCATTGCGCCGCCCTGTACGGCTTCACCGCGCGCGACAAGCCACGCCTGGTCGCCTTGTTCGACACCTTGCTGCTGTCCGGCGCCGAAGCCGATCACGTGGCGGCCGGATCGGTCACGCCCTTGCTGCTGTTGCTGGGCGCACGCGCCGAGCCGGGAACCGCGTGCGATGAAGACGCGGTGCTGGCGGGTGTGGAGCGGCTGCTGGACGAAGACGTCTCACTGGAGCAACAGGATCCGCGCGGCTTTGGTCCGCTGCATCTGGCGGCCTTGCATGGCTTGTTGCGCGTGGTCCAGCGGCTGATTCGCGCGGGAGCCGATCCGGAACTGCGCGATGGCCTCAATCGCACACCGCGCGAAGTGGCGGTGATGCGCGGCTTCGTCGACGTGGCCGGCGAGTTCACCCCCATCGCACCCGGCGCATCGATGGCGCGCTTCCTGCGCGAGCCGCGCAACAGCTGA
- a CDS encoding DUF2306 domain-containing protein: MSEVKPPGELTLGPITTPAVALEDRLLHWLARAFAIAALVGLTLFGTYIVLRASGATVRNFGQWRALIAGLPLTTARDWIANLGIGMHFVMGAILVLAWPILLSSRIRARHRTVHRWTGRLYVSAALLAGIGGLSFILTHGAYNQASSIAFGAWGWVMMSCAAMAWLHARARRFDRHRAWAIRLFAMVLGSWLFDIEFRAWNDLTGGLGVGKDTASGLFDYALLYLFFVPNLLVAEFFIRNLHRRLALPGRWRWPVLAGLAMTCLIFVYAIIATTATLSGKYGKHLLPLVIG; this comes from the coding sequence ATGAGCGAAGTTAAGCCACCCGGCGAACTGACCCTGGGCCCGATCACGACACCGGCGGTGGCGCTCGAAGATCGCCTGCTGCACTGGCTCGCGCGTGCCTTCGCCATCGCCGCGCTGGTGGGGCTGACGCTGTTCGGTACCTATATCGTCCTGCGCGCCAGCGGCGCCACCGTCAGGAATTTCGGCCAGTGGCGCGCGCTGATTGCGGGCCTGCCCCTGACGACGGCCAGGGACTGGATCGCCAACCTCGGCATCGGCATGCACTTTGTGATGGGCGCCATCCTGGTGCTGGCCTGGCCGATTCTGTTGTCGTCACGCATCCGCGCGCGCCATCGCACCGTGCATCGCTGGACCGGGCGCCTCTACGTGAGCGCTGCGTTGCTGGCGGGGATTGGCGGCCTGTCTTTCATCCTGACCCACGGCGCTTACAACCAGGCCTCATCGATCGCTTTTGGCGCATGGGGGTGGGTGATGATGTCGTGCGCCGCCATGGCCTGGCTGCATGCGCGCGCCAGGCGCTTTGATCGCCATCGCGCCTGGGCCATCCGGCTGTTTGCGATGGTGCTGGGCTCGTGGCTGTTCGATATCGAATTCCGCGCCTGGAACGATCTCACCGGTGGGCTGGGCGTAGGCAAGGACACGGCCAGCGGCTTGTTCGACTATGCCCTGCTGTACCTGTTCTTCGTGCCCAACTTGCTGGTGGCGGAATTCTTCATCCGTAACCTGCACAGGCGCCTTGCGCTGCCGGGCCGCTGGCGCTGGCCGGTGCTGGCGGGTCTGGCGATGACCTGCCTGATCTTCGTCTACGCGATCATCGCCACCACCGCCACACTCAGCGGCAAGTACGGCAAGCACCTGCTGCCACTGGTGATTGGCTGA
- a CDS encoding protein tonB, with protein MSSQSQVRRILPWVLGMAVLLASLAAWAGNASSQRKLVEMSMLVTGELVIAADGSVSELQVDQREKLPPGVLQLVDQAKTQWRFEPILVDGVARNVRSRMSLRVAAHRLESGDYSIGLRSAYFGKEALAAQEKIDSQDTTTVRARKLTPPAFPQSAGMVGGRGIVYLVVRVGSDGTVTDTAVEQVNLQVLGDDRTMKMLRKEFGNSALRTSKYWTFDVPTTGEMADDGAWAVRIPVSFQYPGYERPGYGEWEAYVPGPRQSPPWAENDDAAEAMIAGGIYPVGQGLRLLTPLQSI; from the coding sequence ATGTCATCGCAATCGCAGGTTCGTCGCATCCTGCCGTGGGTCTTGGGCATGGCGGTATTGCTCGCCAGCCTGGCCGCATGGGCCGGCAATGCCAGCAGCCAACGCAAGCTCGTGGAGATGAGCATGCTGGTCACCGGAGAACTGGTGATCGCCGCCGATGGCAGCGTCAGCGAACTGCAAGTGGATCAACGCGAGAAGCTGCCACCCGGCGTGCTGCAGCTGGTTGACCAGGCCAAGACCCAGTGGCGCTTCGAGCCGATCCTTGTCGACGGCGTGGCGCGCAATGTGCGCTCCCGGATGAGCCTGCGCGTGGCAGCGCATCGACTCGAAAGCGGTGACTACTCGATTGGCCTGCGCAGCGCCTACTTCGGCAAGGAAGCGCTCGCGGCGCAGGAGAAGATCGACTCCCAGGACACGACCACGGTTCGCGCGCGCAAGCTCACCCCGCCCGCGTTCCCGCAGAGTGCAGGCATGGTGGGTGGTCGCGGCATCGTCTATCTGGTGGTGCGGGTCGGCAGCGACGGCACGGTCACCGATACGGCGGTGGAACAGGTCAACCTGCAGGTGCTCGGCGACGATCGCACCATGAAGATGCTGCGCAAGGAATTCGGCAATTCCGCGCTGCGCACCAGCAAGTACTGGACCTTCGACGTGCCCACCACCGGCGAGATGGCCGATGACGGTGCGTGGGCGGTGCGCATTCCGGTGTCGTTCCAGTATCCCGGCTATGAACGACCAGGCTATGGCGAATGGGAAGCCTACGTGCCCGGCCCGCGCCAGAGCCCGCCGTGGGCGGAGAACGACGACGCGGCCGAAGCCATGATCGCCGGCGGCATCTACCCGGTCGGACAGGGCCTGCGCCTGCTGACACCCTTGCAGTCAATCTGA